ATGCTTTGTTATTGGTGTCGAATGAGTCATTAAGTACCGAAGATGTAATGAAAAAGCTCAATATATCGAGGGGCAATTCTAACATGAACCTGCGTGAATTGATTACCTGGGGTTTGGTACGTAAAGAAATAAAACCAGGCGAACGCCGCGAGTATTTTGTTGCTGAAAAAGATATGTGGGAGGTGTCGAAGTGTATTATCAGGGAGCGA
This is a stretch of genomic DNA from Microscilla marina ATCC 23134. It encodes these proteins:
- a CDS encoding GbsR/MarR family transcriptional regulator; translated protein: ALLLVSNESLSTEDVMKKLNISRGNSNMNLRELITWGLVRKEIKPGERREYFVAEKDMWEVSKCIIRERKKRELDQIKRTVDHLSVVEGDKKDEEYKEFVTLIEDMKNLTTSADKVLNRLSMAEKNWLLKKFLKLFV